One segment of Comamonas thiooxydans DNA contains the following:
- a CDS encoding inovirus-type Gp2 protein, with amino-acid sequence MTNDDINQSQYINKYLRFEDSLDGEEEVLPHVLDRELIEACKIIYEFSSRIPHVYPFPEGAVKNYIGLRNYQYSLITCVSEMMSPILLDSDISGSAFYLNVSLEITSILDVIKHWILNAVYVDDRLFQLLNNFDLNAYRLMTLDQRCEVHQELNHLSQQIRQRLMAEGHREKVHSFKRNATENYKQVLKMAESKWQRFGKVLLIRLDWGYKKPFPDRRGVFLSSQDFEQRFKIVCAYRDKKLKALRKKYRKDLAFYVWKIECAPIKGLHIHWLIGLNGTKHQDRINVPKAIAQMWDAAVGNPDTYTWNLNAQQKNEDAILRVIDYSDPLLWLIVGGYAEYLTKVDYVVHLRAPERMHGFGSSKVPKVVKRKTGPKRSKPEQVVDPWAVRRPLRELNVAKASKGNQ; translated from the coding sequence ATGACCAATGATGATATCAATCAGAGTCAATATATTAACAAGTATCTCCGCTTTGAAGATTCATTGGATGGGGAAGAAGAGGTGCTTCCTCATGTCTTAGACAGGGAGCTTATTGAGGCATGTAAAATAATTTATGAATTTTCTTCGAGAATACCCCATGTCTATCCATTCCCTGAAGGAGCTGTCAAAAATTATATTGGGTTGAGAAATTATCAGTACTCCTTGATCACTTGCGTGTCCGAGATGATGAGCCCAATTTTATTGGATTCTGATATTTCAGGTAGTGCGTTTTATCTCAATGTTTCTCTTGAAATTACGTCTATTCTGGATGTGATCAAGCACTGGATTTTGAATGCAGTATATGTCGATGATCGTTTATTCCAGCTTTTGAATAACTTTGATTTAAATGCCTATCGCTTGATGACTCTTGACCAACGTTGTGAGGTGCATCAGGAGTTGAACCATCTTTCTCAACAGATACGTCAAAGACTGATGGCTGAAGGGCACAGAGAAAAGGTGCACAGCTTCAAACGAAATGCTACTGAGAACTATAAGCAAGTCCTGAAGATGGCTGAGTCCAAGTGGCAGCGATTTGGAAAGGTACTGCTGATCAGATTGGATTGGGGCTACAAGAAACCTTTCCCAGATCGGCGGGGAGTCTTTTTGTCTTCGCAGGACTTTGAGCAACGTTTCAAGATCGTTTGTGCATACCGGGATAAGAAGCTCAAGGCACTTCGCAAGAAGTACAGAAAGGACTTGGCTTTTTACGTATGGAAGATTGAATGTGCGCCAATCAAAGGGCTGCACATCCACTGGCTGATTGGCCTCAATGGAACCAAGCACCAAGATCGCATCAATGTGCCTAAAGCCATTGCCCAGATGTGGGATGCTGCTGTTGGCAACCCTGATACTTACACGTGGAATCTGAATGCTCAGCAAAAGAACGAAGACGCCATCTTGCGTGTGATCGACTACAGCGACCCTTTGCTATGGCTCATCGTGGGTGGGTATGCCGAGTACCTCACGAAGGTCGACTATGTGGTGCATCTAAGGGCTCCTGAGCGGATGCACGGATTTGGATCTTCCAAGGTGCCCAAAGTTGTCAAGCGCAAAACGGGTCCTAAGCGTAGCAAGCCGGAACAAGTTGTTGATCCATGGGCAGTGCGTCGTCCATTGCGTGAATTGAATGTAGCGAAGGCAAGCAAAGGGAATCAATGA
- a CDS encoding DUF3987 domain-containing protein, whose amino-acid sequence MMNKASPYPLHCLQSLGSDFAQCVADATQAKTALVGPVVLAAMAAAVQGTVDIHTPFFTVMPASLYVSVIAESGMRKSTVIKHAFHGFRDFEAAFNGCQTGEMNFCEIGAHPYLWENTSESGIVSLFGNGAQAAAIVMDEGGMMAKHLDIQSMCKRFDGSDLRVIRKYQITQIPNTRTTFCMAVQDAVYAEFLEGAQGKMMMHSGLHARNLYSFTKTSFVYSGCAGRSVSDPKTQPFNTRVRELMNDYRDIFASSCPRSHIQLSPAALGCWRTAAADWHQKKLFAQEWRGMKPFLERAGEQALRVAAVLQWFNGPKPMIDLPMMEAAVELVNWHLQQALMGLGKSEELVRSTGMVDFADALYSYMQRKLSTNPGGFFNRVDLLRKGPKCLRKAANLDFAIDQLVGRNKVILHLEGGKRVALQMNFNLLALLAQPNQNDVRRLTSFLSSRDKDK is encoded by the coding sequence ATGATGAACAAAGCGTCTCCTTATCCTCTACATTGCTTGCAGTCACTAGGCAGTGATTTTGCCCAGTGCGTTGCAGATGCCACGCAAGCTAAAACGGCTTTGGTGGGGCCCGTGGTACTCGCAGCGATGGCCGCTGCTGTACAGGGTACTGTGGACATTCATACGCCTTTCTTTACGGTCATGCCTGCGAGCTTGTACGTCTCTGTGATTGCGGAGTCCGGGATGCGCAAATCCACAGTGATCAAACATGCGTTTCACGGGTTCCGTGACTTCGAGGCTGCCTTCAATGGATGCCAGACAGGCGAGATGAATTTTTGTGAAATTGGTGCACACCCCTATCTCTGGGAGAACACGTCTGAGAGTGGCATCGTCAGCTTATTTGGTAATGGTGCGCAGGCGGCTGCCATTGTGATGGATGAAGGTGGAATGATGGCCAAGCATCTCGATATTCAGTCCATGTGCAAGCGATTTGATGGGAGTGACTTACGCGTAATACGTAAGTATCAGATCACACAGATACCGAATACGCGGACGACGTTTTGCATGGCCGTCCAGGACGCGGTGTATGCGGAGTTTTTGGAGGGAGCACAGGGGAAAATGATGATGCACTCGGGCTTGCATGCCCGCAACCTCTACTCCTTTACCAAAACATCATTTGTCTACAGTGGTTGTGCTGGTAGGAGTGTTTCGGACCCGAAGACGCAACCCTTTAACACCCGTGTTCGTGAGTTGATGAATGACTACCGAGACATCTTTGCTTCTTCGTGCCCAAGAAGTCATATTCAGCTCTCACCCGCAGCTCTGGGATGCTGGAGAACTGCAGCTGCCGACTGGCATCAAAAAAAGTTGTTTGCCCAAGAGTGGAGAGGGATGAAGCCATTTCTGGAGCGTGCTGGTGAGCAGGCGCTGAGAGTCGCTGCGGTGCTGCAATGGTTCAATGGGCCGAAGCCTATGATTGACTTACCAATGATGGAAGCGGCTGTTGAGTTGGTCAATTGGCACCTTCAGCAAGCATTGATGGGTTTAGGAAAATCAGAGGAGTTGGTGCGTAGTACGGGTATGGTCGATTTCGCCGATGCCTTGTATTCGTATATGCAGCGTAAGCTCTCAACTAATCCTGGAGGGTTTTTTAACAGAGTTGATTTGCTGCGCAAGGGGCCTAAATGCTTGCGTAAGGCTGCGAACCTTGATTTCGCTATCGATCAGTTGGTGGGGCGAAACAAGGTTATTCTGCATTTAGAAGGCGGAAAACGTGTTGCACTTCAAATGAATTTCAACCTACTGGCTCTACTGGCACAGCCCAATCAAAATGACGTCAGGAGGCTTACAAGCTTTTTGTCATCGCGGGATAAGGATAAGTAG
- a CDS encoding protein NO VEIN domain-containing protein, with amino-acid sequence MDELNVSEIRPEKLVPNLTKPFLEAQPDEWVLRLYEFLNGQGKTVRPHLDTVPLIRLDDGTYIVAHENGEAKAFLPSAIATGFPTVRRAVCATSEALAFLSSLKITEPDPVDDVIQNVLPKYRQDEVDMAEDAYAVDIERIRAAFSTDSTAQKEKLRSALRDTNFVMVVDTGDGKAYVAKPGDIYIATDRLPQLFAGVPDILIVDNEYDCLRGEDIRDLLVSCGASRYLMPQATPSGLGYSEKAQIRREAGLERASWESQPEDFTLRGLTQLLEFLPTLKPEDAAARVKVLWEALADLEARGTAAFYGSYKWGYSHETKTARFDASFIRTLNEDAWLPNADGELVPPGLVVFDLLGWKPNPFLLTKIAFKPPIIDQLAKEAGIDPAILDLRRRDPAIVAELASRLSASPTLDPEPSTALEPEADEPSNGDVYDGAKDLYGDDMQDILPGTPDPDGCDGVGNGGRAGGGGTSGGGQRSRPPGSAGSRPFISYVGIHPNDDDADPDGLNQATRMQVEEQAITLIIELEPTLQRTSKGNPGFDLFEADSSGRLIRWIEVKSMMGTMADRPVGLSHTQFNCAREKGKAYWLYVVEHASNPAQACVLKIQNPAGQARTFTLDRGWREIAKSNNQIYGYHDLTVKPT; translated from the coding sequence ATGGACGAACTCAACGTTTCCGAGATCAGACCAGAGAAATTGGTGCCAAACTTGACCAAGCCATTCCTCGAAGCACAGCCAGACGAGTGGGTGTTGCGACTCTATGAGTTCCTGAATGGTCAAGGGAAGACCGTGCGCCCCCATCTTGACACTGTTCCTCTCATCCGTCTTGATGATGGAACTTACATCGTTGCGCATGAGAACGGCGAAGCGAAGGCCTTCTTGCCCAGTGCCATTGCAACCGGTTTCCCGACAGTGCGTCGTGCAGTGTGCGCGACATCAGAGGCTCTCGCTTTTCTAAGCTCCCTGAAAATCACTGAGCCCGATCCAGTAGATGACGTCATTCAGAACGTCCTGCCGAAGTACCGACAAGACGAAGTGGACATGGCCGAGGATGCCTACGCTGTCGACATCGAGCGCATCCGTGCTGCTTTCAGCACCGACTCGACAGCGCAGAAGGAGAAGCTCCGTTCAGCCCTGCGCGACACCAACTTCGTGATGGTGGTCGACACAGGCGATGGCAAAGCCTACGTCGCCAAGCCCGGCGACATCTACATCGCCACCGACCGCCTGCCGCAGCTCTTCGCTGGTGTTCCCGACATTCTGATCGTTGACAACGAATACGACTGCCTGCGCGGTGAGGATATCCGTGACCTGCTGGTGTCGTGTGGCGCGAGCCGCTACCTCATGCCGCAAGCAACGCCGTCGGGTTTGGGGTATTCGGAAAAGGCGCAGATTCGCAGAGAAGCAGGACTTGAACGTGCGAGCTGGGAAAGCCAGCCAGAAGACTTCACTCTTCGCGGTCTGACGCAGCTGCTGGAGTTTTTGCCAACACTAAAACCCGAGGATGCTGCCGCCAGAGTGAAGGTGCTGTGGGAGGCGCTGGCTGACCTCGAGGCCCGTGGCACTGCCGCCTTCTACGGCTCCTACAAATGGGGCTATTCCCACGAGACAAAGACCGCACGATTCGACGCCAGTTTCATCCGGACGCTCAATGAGGACGCCTGGCTGCCGAACGCCGACGGCGAGCTTGTACCGCCAGGGCTCGTGGTGTTCGATCTCCTTGGCTGGAAGCCCAACCCCTTCCTGTTGACCAAGATCGCCTTCAAACCGCCGATCATCGACCAACTGGCCAAAGAGGCAGGCATCGATCCAGCGATTCTCGATCTACGGCGAAGAGACCCCGCTATCGTTGCCGAGCTGGCATCCCGGTTGAGCGCCAGTCCAACACTGGATCCCGAGCCATCGACAGCCCTCGAACCGGAGGCCGACGAGCCATCCAACGGCGATGTGTATGACGGCGCGAAAGATTTGTACGGCGACGACATGCAGGATATCCTGCCCGGCACACCTGATCCCGATGGCTGCGACGGCGTGGGCAATGGCGGTCGGGCCGGTGGTGGCGGAACCAGTGGTGGTGGACAGAGATCGAGGCCGCCTGGCTCGGCTGGTAGCAGGCCATTCATTTCCTACGTCGGAATCCACCCGAACGATGATGATGCCGATCCAGATGGCCTCAACCAAGCAACGCGAATGCAAGTTGAGGAACAGGCCATCACGTTGATCATCGAGCTGGAACCGACGCTACAACGCACATCAAAAGGCAACCCTGGTTTTGACCTCTTCGAAGCCGACAGCAGTGGCAGGTTAATTCGGTGGATCGAAGTGAAATCGATGATGGGCACCATGGCAGATCGTCCTGTAGGTCTGTCACACACACAATTCAACTGCGCGCGTGAAAAGGGAAAAGCTTACTGGTTGTACGTGGTCGAACACGCAAGCAATCCAGCACAGGCGTGTGTGCTCAAAATTCAAAACCCCGCCGGTCAAGCCAGAACATTTACATTAGATAGAGGTTGGCGTGAGATAGCAAAATCTAATAACCAGATTTATGGATATCATGATCTGACAGTTAAACCTACTTAG
- a CDS encoding sacsin N-terminal ATP-binding-like domain-containing protein, whose protein sequence is MASNYEAICEENRESYGTKGAQKSGQLAAGLYDDRTHFIFELLQNAEDALGRRGEWHGSRKAAFILNPTRLTLSHFGKPFDEADVRSVCDIAESTKNESSIGRFGLGFKSVYTVTELPEIHSGEENFAIENYVFPKRLARSARAADETQIILPLKPEDSSAAQDITAGFRHLGPGALLFLRHIDEISWSVEGGASGFYLRNTPESLGPNVQRVTVIGKEDDRPEVDQNWLVFHRDVFSAEGNKVGRVEIAFSLVAVRDVLGRWAVQPLAKSPLVVFFPTVIESHLGFLVQGPYRTTPSRDNIPPGEPWNQHLVMETSGLLVDAMRWMRDNAMLDVAALRCLPLDRGNSQRIHGLCRCLMPSGRRFRTRNCFRPSTTGMSLPNKQSWRERKSCASCSVRNKLRRCSVRRSPLGCLATSRRTRHPRFAST, encoded by the coding sequence GTGGCATCGAACTACGAGGCAATTTGCGAGGAGAACCGGGAGAGCTACGGCACTAAAGGCGCTCAGAAGTCCGGCCAGCTGGCTGCTGGACTGTACGACGACCGCACGCACTTCATCTTCGAATTGCTGCAAAACGCAGAGGATGCGCTCGGTCGGCGTGGTGAGTGGCACGGATCACGCAAGGCTGCGTTCATCCTGAACCCGACCCGCCTGACGCTCTCACATTTCGGCAAGCCGTTCGACGAGGCTGACGTCCGAAGCGTCTGCGACATCGCCGAGAGCACCAAGAACGAGTCCTCTATCGGTCGTTTCGGCCTCGGCTTCAAATCCGTCTACACAGTCACCGAACTTCCGGAGATTCACTCTGGCGAGGAGAATTTCGCCATCGAGAACTACGTCTTCCCGAAGCGGTTGGCGCGTTCGGCGCGCGCGGCAGACGAGACGCAGATCATCCTGCCCCTGAAGCCGGAGGACTCGAGCGCAGCGCAGGATATTACGGCAGGGTTCCGCCACTTGGGCCCGGGCGCGTTGCTGTTCCTGCGCCATATTGACGAAATCAGCTGGAGCGTCGAGGGCGGCGCGTCCGGATTCTATCTACGCAACACCCCCGAATCGCTCGGGCCCAATGTCCAGCGCGTCACAGTCATCGGTAAAGAGGATGATCGGCCGGAAGTCGATCAGAACTGGCTGGTGTTTCACCGCGACGTGTTTTCTGCCGAGGGTAACAAGGTCGGACGGGTGGAAATTGCCTTCTCACTGGTTGCGGTAAGGGACGTTCTGGGTCGCTGGGCTGTGCAGCCGCTGGCCAAGTCGCCGCTGGTAGTGTTCTTCCCGACGGTGATTGAGAGCCACCTTGGCTTTCTCGTGCAGGGGCCGTACCGCACCACGCCAAGCCGCGACAACATCCCGCCCGGCGAGCCGTGGAACCAGCATCTGGTCATGGAAACGTCTGGCCTGCTGGTGGATGCGATGCGATGGATGCGGGACAACGCAATGCTGGATGTCGCTGCGCTGCGCTGCCTACCACTTGACCGCGGAAATTCCCAGAGAATTCACGGTTTGTGCCGATGTTTGATGCCGTCCGGCAGGCGTTTCAGGACGAGGAACTGCTTCCGACCTTCGACGACGGGCATGTCACTGCCCAACAAGCAAAGCTGGCGCGAACGCAAGAGTTGCGCGAGCTGTTCAGTCCGGAACAAGCTGCGGCGCTGTTCGGTTCGGAGGTCGCCGCTTGGTTGTCTGGCGACATCACGCAGGACAAGGCACCCGAGATTCGCCAGTACCTGA